Genomic window (Phycisphaeraceae bacterium):
CTCGCCAACGGTGACCTTCTGAACGCGATGCGCGAGGCTGGCTTTACAGTCCTCCTGACCGTTGACCGTAACCTCCGTTTCCAGCAACCGATCACTGAGTACGGCGTCTCGGTCGTCCTTCTGGCGTCGGTGGGCAACACCGTTGAGTGCCTGTTGCCTCTACTCCCCCAGTTGCGCCGGGAACTTCCGTTCATCCAAGCGGGCCAGCTCGTCCAGATCGATACGCCGGGCGTCTAACGAAGTGCTGCAGCCGCCAAAGGCCCGGACGACGACCGGCGAGCCGGCGACACTCCCAAGGCAGCCGTGGGTAGACTGCCAGCGTCCGCTCGGTCGGCGACTGCACGGCGACGCTGCCGGGGGCCTTTGCGGCTGAGCAACAACGTTAGAGCGTTGACCGCCGTCCGTTCCACAACCCGCGAGCCGGAGATGAGACCAGACAAGCACGGGTCGCCGTGTCCTTCTTCTCTTGGTTGGGGAGGAGGGCACCACGCCTTCGCTTCGCGCGGAGACGGCATCCGTTCCCCGTCGCCGCGCGGAACGCCTCGAGGGACCGTTCCCGTCGTCGTGGCAGTTGCCATTCAGCTCGGTCACTCGTTCGGGCGCTCCCGCACCAGGGCGGTCCATCGCCACGGATCGTTCTCGTCGCGGATCGGTCGACATCGCTGCTCGGTCTCGCGAGCGCGAGTCCGCCCAGGTGCGGGCCGTTCCAGTCGGGCCGTGAGCGGTCGTTTCAGATTCGCTCTAACCAAGCGCTGCAGCCGGCAAAGGCCCGCTGGCATCCGCGGGTTGGGCGGATCGCGACGTCAAGCTATGCTGGCCCGCGGATTCAGCCGCTCAAGGCCCCCCGAGCGGGGCCTTTGCGGCTGAGCTTCGTCGTTAGCCGTCAGGAGAGTATGTGAAATACGAACCACCTGAGTTTAAAAAGGAGGCTTTTACCTGCCCTCATTGCGACGTTTATGTGCACTTTCGGTGGGTGGAAGGGAAAGAACAGGTAATGCAACATCGTGTCTGTAAATTGGTCCGAGCCGGGTTGGCGACGCATTGAGGAGTTGGGTGGATGAAGGGATCCGGAGAGGGCGGGTCAAGCGGCTTGGTGGTTGAGATAGACGCGTCCGGTGGTCCACTCCTCGTCGATCTCGGCAAGGATCGCGGTGACGAGTCGGAGCAGGGATGCGTCGTTGGGAAAGAGACCGGCGACGCGGGTTCGTCGCTTGATCTCACGATTGAGACGTTCCTGGGCGTTGGTGGTGCGGAGTCGGCGGCGAAGATAGGGCGAGAGGGTGAAGACGGTCATCGATTCTGGCGCACTCGCCTCGAGCCACGCGGCGAGCTGGGGCGCCTCGATCTTCCATCGTTCGACCATCGCGCGGAGGCGGCGGTCGGCCTCGTCGCGGTCGGCGGCGTTGAGGATGGTCTTGAGCTCCTGCGCGACCTCGTTGCGCTGACCGATCTTCGGCACGTAGGCCATGGCGTTGCGCATCAGGTGGAACTGGCAGCGCTGCCAGGGGATTCCGGTGAGCACCGCCTCTCGTGCGGCGCGGAGTCCCTCGTGATCGTCGCTGACGACGAGGCGGACGCCGTGCATGCCGCGTTCAAGCAGCGAGCGGAGAAACGCGCGCCAGTGGACCTCGGCCTCGCTTCGGGCGACACTGACCCCGAGAATCGTGCGTCGGCCATCGGCGAGGACGCCGGTCGCGACGAGGACGGCGGTCGAGATCACGGTGCCGGCGTGTCGCACCTTCTCGTAGCGAGCATCGAGGATGAGATAGCGCACCTCACCGATCGGGCGCGTGCGCCAGGCCTCGAGTTCGTCGTCGAGCTCGGCGGTGGCACGGCTGACCTGGGCGCTCGAGATCTCGAGCCCGCAGAGTTCCTCGAGCACGGCGGTGACGCGTCGGGTCGAGACGCCCTGGACGTACATCTCGGCGAGGGCGCAGAGCAGGGCGCGTTCCGACCGCACGCCCCGCTCGAGCGCCGAGGGATAGAAGTCGATGCCGCGCGTCTTGGGCACCTGCACGGTGAGCGTGCCGACGCGGGTCTTGAGCGACTTGGGCTTGAAGCCGTTCGCGTGCCCGCGGCGTTCCGGGGTGCGTTCATGGGGACGGGCGCCGAGCACCTGCTCGCGCTCGGTGCGCATGGCGATGTTGAGCAGCGTGGAGAAGGCCTGCTGCATGCTGTCGGTGCCGTGTTCGGCGATGAGTGTCACGACGTCGTCGAGTTCGCTACGATCCGATCGGTGGGTCATCTTCAAGCTCCTTGTGTTGCTAGACACCAAGAGCCAGATGACCCGCCCTTTCACGATTCTTCAACCGGCCTCGCGCCGTCACACGCTCGCGGCCGATTTACAGACGAAACGGTACACGCCCAAAGAACAGGTCCGAATTGCTGGCAGTTACGGATACCAGAATAACGACTTGCATGTTGGCCATTGTACCCACTGCAAGGGTCGAGTTATCTGGTTTGTGGACGAATTCAACTCATACATGCTGTGGCCGTTCGGAATGGCCAATGCTCCACTGCCACACGGAGACATGCCGGAAGACGTGAAGGCTGATTACTTGGAGGCTCGTAACATCTGCAAGCTGTCACCTCGTGGAGCAGCCGCACTTCTCCGTCTTGCAATTCAGAAGCTCTGTAAACATCTTGGAGAGACTGGAGAGAACATTAATGCGGATATCGGAGCTTTGGTAAAGAAGGGACTGCCAGTTCAGATTCAGAAAGCGCTCGATGTTGTGCGCGTTACAGGGAACAATGCTGTTCATCCCGGAGAGTTGGTCTTGGATGATAAACCGGAGATTGTATCTGCACTTTTTGAGCTTGTGAATCTAATCATCGACAACCGAATCGCCGAGCCAAAGCGCATTGATGCCCTGTATAACTCATTGCCGAGCGGCGCCCTCAAAGGTATTAAGGATCGTGACGGCTAACAACGCCATCAACGCGGACCGCCTACAGCGCTGCGCGCTTCCGGCGGCCGGTTATGGCGGACGTTATGCGTACGAATCCGACCTTCGCGGCAATTCATGATCAAAAGAGACTGGACCCTTCTCTTCAGCGAGTATGACCTTCGCGCCGTACTGGATGCCCAGCTAAAGGGCGTCGCTGAGCGCGTCCGAAAACTTCCAGAGTCGGGTTTCGCGTCCCGTACGGACGAAGACCTGTCCGCGACGACGGCTTCAGAGCTCGTTGTACGGCCCATCGTCCTTCATGATGACCGCATCGAAGTCTCGACACGCGAAGTCAAGATCGATGTAAGCCACGACTTCAATCGCGCTCACAATCCCTGGGGCCCAACGATTGTTGACGGCCTTGAGGTGTGCTACCATCTCCCCTTCACGGGAGACGGCGAGCTCCTGAAGTGCCGGCCGAGCACATTCACGATGAATGGTGCGCGCGCTGTAATCGGCAAGGGAGAGTTGCGCTTTCCCTATGACTCGCCCGGCCGAGACGTCACTGCGACAAAGAAGTGGTTTGACGAGGATCTCGCCAAGCTGAAGCAATGGCTCGGTTGGGTTGACGCGCAGGTTTCCGAGTACAACCGACAGATTGAGCCCGCAGTCCGTGCGGCCATTGCGGCGCGGCGCAACGAACTTGAGAGGTCTCGGGCCGACGTTCAGGCGCTTGGCTTCAAGGTGCGCAGTTCCGAGCCGACCCCATCGGCTCCGCCGCCTAGCGCAAGCACGGTGAAGGAGATGCGGAGTGCGCGCCGCGCCGCGGGTCGTCGCAAGTACGACGTCGCGCTCTCATTCGCCGGAGAGGACCGCGAGTACGTGGAGAAGGTTGCGGACGCGCTCCGCGCAGCAGGTGTAGACGTGTTCTACGACCGGTATGAGCAGGTGAACCTATGGGGCAAGGACCTCGCTGAGCACTTTGGACACGTCTATGGCCAGGACGCGCGTTTCGTGGTCATGTTCTCATCGCGCCACTACGCTGCCAAAGCGTGGCCCAATCACGAGAAGAGCCACGCACTTGCCACGCACCTAAAGGGAGTCGGCGGCAGAATGCTTCCGGTACGCTTCGATGACACGGACATTCCTGGCGTCCCGGGCACCATCGGCTACCTCGACCTTAGAGTGCTGACGCCCGATCGGCTCGCTGAGCTAGTTCGGCAGAAGATTGACTCCGATGCGCCCGACGCATAACGAAGCTTGCTGCCGATGAACGCGGTGCGGATTGGGTTTGGCGGGGCGTCCGTGATGGCCTAGGCTTGGTTGCGGACGCCCCGCCAAACCCTTCTTATTGGAGCGTTCACAGCAGAAGCACACGTTATGCGCACCGACACTGAGCAGCTCGTCCACGAAACTTCCGCTAGAGCGGAGGACGTTCGATTCGTGCTCCACAGCGCCCTTGAGCAGTTCAACGACAAACGGCTTCGGTCCTATGACGCGGACCCCGGCTTGCTGAGGGAGCACTTCGGGATCGAGGAAACGGTGCTAGCAGGCGGCTACGGCTACCGTCAGATCCTCGAACTCGTTCAGAACGGTGCGGATGCGTTGCTGGAAGCGCAGGAGCGTGGCGACACACTGAACGGCGATGGTCGCATCCACGTCCAGCTGAGTGGGTCGCGGCTCTATGTCGCCAACACCGGGGCACCGCTGAGTGAAGAAGGCCTGGATGCCCTTCTTCGGTCGCATTCGTCGCCGAAGCGCGGCAACCAGATCGGGCGCTTCGGTCTGGGCTTCAAATCACTGCTGAAGCTGAACGGGCGGATCGATGTCTTCACCCGGGCCTCAGGAGCGGTTCGCTTCGATCCAGAGAGGTGTCGAGACGAGCTCCGTCGCCGATTTCAGGTGACACAAGCGCCCGGCCTGCGGCTCGCTTGGGCCCTGCCGCCAGCCGAGCGCGCCGCGGATCCACTTTGCGCCAAGCTGGCGTGGGCTGAAACGATCGTTCGGGTCGAAGTCGGGTCAGAGAGCCTGCTGCAGCACATCCGGCAGGAGATTCGGTCGTTTCCAGCGGAGTTCCTGTTGTTCTTTCCGATAGCAGCCACGCTGACCCTCGATGACGGCGAGGAAGAGGCGCGTGAGGTCCGCCTGGCCATCGAAGGTGCCGAGCACATCCTGCACGATGGGGAGGCCGCCTCGCGCTGGCGCATCGCTGCGCGTGAAGTCCATATCACCGAGACGCGAGCCGTCGAGGACGCCACGCACATTCACGCTCGCCAGTCCGTGCCCGTGTCCTGGGCCATGCCAATCGAAGGACGACGCGAAGAGGCCGGCCGCTTCTGGGCCTTCTTCCCCACACATACGCAGACCTATTTGCCGGGCATCTTGAATGCGCCGTGGAAGCTGAACAGTGACCGCAACGCGATCATCGGCGGCGAGTGGAACGCCGCGCTGATGGCCGAGGCGGCGAGCTTGATCGCGGAGACGCTGCCCAGACTTGCCACCCCGGACGACCCTGCTCGGCCCCTGGAGGCCTTCCCCCGTCAACTGGATCGCAAGGACGACGATGCCGCCCCACTCGTCGAGTCGCTGTGGACGCGGCTGGAGGCAGCAGCCGTCATTCCGGACGGCACCGGGGCGCTGCGGCGCGCGCGGGAACTCTGGCGCCACCCGAAGGACACGTTGACACTGGCGACTGCGTGGCAATTACTCGCTGGCGCAGAGCAGCAGCGCCAGCTGGTGCACGCGTCCTGCCTGGAGCGTCAGCGCGCCAGCCGTCTGAATGCGCTGGCGGAACGTATCGAAGTGCCCGCCACGGGCCAGGGCCCTCCGCCGCTTCGCCGCTGTAGCATCGAGTCGTGGTTTGGCATGGTGGCATCAGCCAAGGCCGAAGCGGCGCTCGGCGTCCTGCAGCTGGCGGAGTCCTTCTCCATCGATGTGAAGCCCAGCGAGTGGAGCCAGGCTCGCCCCACGCTGGCGATCATCCCGACCCAGTCAGGCAAGTTGGTCACAGCGTCCAGGGTCATCCTCGCGCCCGAGGGCGTGTCCGTGCCCGATCGCGAGTCTGTTGCCTTGGAGCTTCTATCCAACTCCAAGGCGCGGCGACTGCTGAAAGACGTGATCGGCGTCAGGGAGCCGGACGATCAGCTCTGGCAGTCGATCCTCGCCGAGGCACTGCGACAGATCGCTAGCTGGCAGGCGCAGGCCGACGAAGGGGGTTGGCAGGCATTCTGGACTCGCCTGCGCCTCGCACCCGAGGGCGTGCGAAAAGGCTTCCTGGACACGTCTCGCGATCGCGTGCGCGTGCGTCGTCGCGATGGAAGTTGGGTGAGAGCGGACCACGTCCTGCTTCCTGGCGAGTTGGTGAACGACGGCGATTCACCGCCGCACTCGAACGTACTCATCGATCCCGATACGCACGGAGACGATCGCACGTCGCTGGTGGCGCTGGGCGTGGTGGATATTCCAGCGGGCAACATCGGACCCGCGGGCTTCACGGAGATTTCGGGCGAGACCGAGCTGCTGGCGCCGTGGCTTGAGGCGTGCCGCAGCCGCTACAAGGAAACGCACCAGAACTCTGCCTCCTGGAGCTATCTCGAGCCCCGTTGGCTCTCGATGCCGCGAGGCCACGGCTTGCTCGCTGAGCTCACAGGCGCCTCAAAGGCACGTTTCACCTTCCAGCTCCTGGATCGGCTCGCCGAGCCGCCGTTCCAGGAATCCGTCAGCTTCGGTCACAGCACGATGTCCGTCTACCCCCGGATCGACGTGCCTCATCCGCTGCCCTGGTACTTGCTCAACCATGGCGCCGTGCAGATGGGCACTTCCACCACGCCCCTCAAAGCTCTTGTCGCGCGCTGTAACCAAACAGTCCTGCGATACCTGCCGGACTGGAGCCGCATCGAGTCGGCGCTCGGCCGGCTGAACACGGCGTTCCCGAAAGTGTCGGCTGCGCAGGGCGAATTGCGCGCCTTCTGGGTCGCGTTGATCGAGGCGCTCGTCAGCGAGGACTCCCTCGATGGCGACGCGCTTACCGACCTCTGGCTCGGCGCCGCCAAGGATGGCGTCGTCCCGACCCAACTGCCGTCGCCGCCCGGCCGCGTTCCACTGAGCGCGGCATTCGTGACCACCTCCGCCGATCTGGCGCGGCGCGCTCGCACTCCGGGGCGCGTGGTCGTGGTGCTCGACCCGCCCACGATGCAACTCTGGCTGAAGGCCGGCGCGAAAGACCTCGCGGGTCTGATCCAGGCGGAATGGAGCGTCATCGCAGGGCCGCCCGAGCGCCTTACCGATGTCGTGCCGGAGCTTGGCGATGTCTTGCGGCCAGACGTTCGCGAGTTGGCGCGTTGCCAGCGCGTGACCCAGCTCCGCCTGAGGATCGCCGACACCGCACAGGCGGCTGCTTGCCTGATGTGGGACGGCGCGCTGCTTCTGGACGCTGAACAACTGGCTCCGCTTTCGCGGGCGGAACGGCTGCGGCGGCTACTCGCCGAGATCGCCGCATCCGGCTGGCTCGACGGCTCACCTACGGATGCGCTTCACCGCCTCGGCGACGCTGGTGTCGACGAACGACGGGCGCACGTCGCACAGGGCGCGACGCTGGCCGATCGCTTGCTGCGCGCAGTGGGCAATCGGGTCGAACCGTTGCTCGATGCCCTCGGCCAGCCGCTGCGCGACATGGACTTCGTCCGCCAATGCACGCCACAACAGCTCGCCGAGCTGGTGCTTGCCCAACTGGGCCCCGCCGCGCTGACTTCTTTGCGAGACACGTTGCAGGCCGAGGGGCTGCAGCCACCCGCGCGCTGGAACACGGCAGCCGCACTCGCATTCGTGGCGGCCATCGGTTTCCCCCCCGAATTCGCGTCGGCGGCTGAAGCCCGGCGCGAGCCCGAGGAGTTGATCACCGGGCCGATCGAACTGCCGCCCCTGCACGACTTCCAGCAGGAGGTATTCGACGGCCTGAGTTCGCTGCTCGCCAGCGGCACCCAGCGACGGCGGGCCGTCATCAGCCTGCCCACGGGTGGCGGCAAGACCCGCGTGACGGTGGAGGCGGCCGTACGGCTAGTGCTCGCGCCGGAGGGCGCGATGCGGAGCGTTGTCTGGATCGCCCAGACCGACGAGTTGTGCGAGCAGGCGGTGCAGGCGTTTCGCCAGGTCTGGGTCAATCTCGGCGCCCGGCGAACGAACCTGCGCATCGCCCGCCTTTGGGGCGGCAACCCCAATCCGACGCAATTGCAGCCGGATAAACCCGTCGTCGTCGTGGCGTCCATCCAGACATTGAACAACCGCGTCGGCGCGGCGGATCTGGACTGGCTGCGCAAGCCCGGTTTGGTGGTCGTTGACGAGTGCCACCATGCCATCACGCCGAGCTACACCACGCTGCTGCGCTGGCTGGACGCCGAGGCACCTCGCCCCGGCGCGGCGGAGAGAGATGAACCGCCGATTGTGGGGCTGAGCGCCACGCCATTCCGTACCGACGACGACGAGAGCCAGCGCCTTGCTCGCCGGTTTGACAGCCGCTGGCTGCCGTCCGACCAGGAGCGGCTTTATGCGCGCCTGCGCTCGCAGGGCGTGCTCGCGCGTGCGCTGTATGAGTCGCTCGACTCCGGAGTGGGCCTGACCGACGACGAGCTGGCCAGGCTGGGGCAGCTGCGGGAGCCATGGGAAGGCCTCGACTTCGAGAACCTGCTGGAAGCAATCAATCAACGCCTTGCGGGCGACGCACGCCGCAACGAGCGTTTGGTGGAGTGCATCGAGGCAAGCACCGAACGTTCCATCCTCTTCTTCACCAACTCCGTCGCCCATGCGGAGGAAATGGCTGCGCGCCTGAATCTCGCCGGCATAGGCGCCGCGGCCATCAGCGGCAACACGCCGACCATGGCGCGCCGGTACTTCCTCGAACGCTTCCATAGCGGGCAGATTCGCGTGCTATGCAATCACAGCGTGCTGACCACGGGCTTCGATGCGCCGAGGACGGACCTGGTGCTGATCGCCCGGCAGGTATTTAGTCCCGTGCGCTATATGCAGATGGTTGGCCGCGGGCTGCGTGGGGAGAAGAACGGCGGCACCTTGCAGTGCCGTATCGTCACCGTCATGGACAATCTTGGCCGCTTCCAGGATCGGCACCCTTATCACTATTGTCGGGATCTCTATGCGAGCGGCGCATAACAACAGCATGCAGCTGACGGCGCTTCGCGCCGCAGCTGATGCTGACCGTTAGGCAGATCAAGATGCCACGCAATGTCGTCCTATTCCTCGGCGCCGGATT
Coding sequences:
- a CDS encoding DUF5615 family PIN-like protein — translated: MRLLLDECVPRTLLPHLTGLAAEHLRDLGWKGLANGDLLNAMREAGFTVLLTVDRNLRFQQPITEYGVSVVLLASVGNTVECLLPLLPQLRRELPFIQAGQLVQIDTPGV
- a CDS encoding IS256 family transposase is translated as MTHRSDRSELDDVVTLIAEHGTDSMQQAFSTLLNIAMRTEREQVLGARPHERTPERRGHANGFKPKSLKTRVGTLTVQVPKTRGIDFYPSALERGVRSERALLCALAEMYVQGVSTRRVTAVLEELCGLEISSAQVSRATAELDDELEAWRTRPIGEVRYLILDARYEKVRHAGTVISTAVLVATGVLADGRRTILGVSVARSEAEVHWRAFLRSLLERGMHGVRLVVSDDHEGLRAAREAVLTGIPWQRCQFHLMRNAMAYVPKIGQRNEVAQELKTILNAADRDEADRRLRAMVERWKIEAPQLAAWLEASAPESMTVFTLSPYLRRRLRTTNAQERLNREIKRRTRVAGLFPNDASLLRLVTAILAEIDEEWTTGRVYLNHQAA
- a CDS encoding DUF4145 domain-containing protein: MLLDTKSQMTRPFTILQPASRRHTLAADLQTKRYTPKEQVRIAGSYGYQNNDLHVGHCTHCKGRVIWFVDEFNSYMLWPFGMANAPLPHGDMPEDVKADYLEARNICKLSPRGAAALLRLAIQKLCKHLGETGENINADIGALVKKGLPVQIQKALDVVRVTGNNAVHPGELVLDDKPEIVSALFELVNLIIDNRIAEPKRIDALYNSLPSGALKGIKDRDG
- a CDS encoding TIR domain-containing protein is translated as MIKRDWTLLFSEYDLRAVLDAQLKGVAERVRKLPESGFASRTDEDLSATTASELVVRPIVLHDDRIEVSTREVKIDVSHDFNRAHNPWGPTIVDGLEVCYHLPFTGDGELLKCRPSTFTMNGARAVIGKGELRFPYDSPGRDVTATKKWFDEDLAKLKQWLGWVDAQVSEYNRQIEPAVRAAIAARRNELERSRADVQALGFKVRSSEPTPSAPPPSASTVKEMRSARRAAGRRKYDVALSFAGEDREYVEKVADALRAAGVDVFYDRYEQVNLWGKDLAEHFGHVYGQDARFVVMFSSRHYAAKAWPNHEKSHALATHLKGVGGRMLPVRFDDTDIPGVPGTIGYLDLRVLTPDRLAELVRQKIDSDAPDA
- a CDS encoding DEAD/DEAH box helicase family protein, yielding MLHSALEQFNDKRLRSYDADPGLLREHFGIEETVLAGGYGYRQILELVQNGADALLEAQERGDTLNGDGRIHVQLSGSRLYVANTGAPLSEEGLDALLRSHSSPKRGNQIGRFGLGFKSLLKLNGRIDVFTRASGAVRFDPERCRDELRRRFQVTQAPGLRLAWALPPAERAADPLCAKLAWAETIVRVEVGSESLLQHIRQEIRSFPAEFLLFFPIAATLTLDDGEEEAREVRLAIEGAEHILHDGEAASRWRIAAREVHITETRAVEDATHIHARQSVPVSWAMPIEGRREEAGRFWAFFPTHTQTYLPGILNAPWKLNSDRNAIIGGEWNAALMAEAASLIAETLPRLATPDDPARPLEAFPRQLDRKDDDAAPLVESLWTRLEAAAVIPDGTGALRRARELWRHPKDTLTLATAWQLLAGAEQQRQLVHASCLERQRASRLNALAERIEVPATGQGPPPLRRCSIESWFGMVASAKAEAALGVLQLAESFSIDVKPSEWSQARPTLAIIPTQSGKLVTASRVILAPEGVSVPDRESVALELLSNSKARRLLKDVIGVREPDDQLWQSILAEALRQIASWQAQADEGGWQAFWTRLRLAPEGVRKGFLDTSRDRVRVRRRDGSWVRADHVLLPGELVNDGDSPPHSNVLIDPDTHGDDRTSLVALGVVDIPAGNIGPAGFTEISGETELLAPWLEACRSRYKETHQNSASWSYLEPRWLSMPRGHGLLAELTGASKARFTFQLLDRLAEPPFQESVSFGHSTMSVYPRIDVPHPLPWYLLNHGAVQMGTSTTPLKALVARCNQTVLRYLPDWSRIESALGRLNTAFPKVSAAQGELRAFWVALIEALVSEDSLDGDALTDLWLGAAKDGVVPTQLPSPPGRVPLSAAFVTTSADLARRARTPGRVVVVLDPPTMQLWLKAGAKDLAGLIQAEWSVIAGPPERLTDVVPELGDVLRPDVRELARCQRVTQLRLRIADTAQAAACLMWDGALLLDAEQLAPLSRAERLRRLLAEIAASGWLDGSPTDALHRLGDAGVDERRAHVAQGATLADRLLRAVGNRVEPLLDALGQPLRDMDFVRQCTPQQLAELVLAQLGPAALTSLRDTLQAEGLQPPARWNTAAALAFVAAIGFPPEFASAAEARREPEELITGPIELPPLHDFQQEVFDGLSSLLASGTQRRRAVISLPTGGGKTRVTVEAAVRLVLAPEGAMRSVVWIAQTDELCEQAVQAFRQVWVNLGARRTNLRIARLWGGNPNPTQLQPDKPVVVVASIQTLNNRVGAADLDWLRKPGLVVVDECHHAITPSYTTLLRWLDAEAPRPGAAERDEPPIVGLSATPFRTDDDESQRLARRFDSRWLPSDQERLYARLRSQGVLARALYESLDSGVGLTDDELARLGQLREPWEGLDFENLLEAINQRLAGDARRNERLVECIEASTERSILFFTNSVAHAEEMAARLNLAGIGAAAISGNTPTMARRYFLERFHSGQIRVLCNHSVLTTGFDAPRTDLVLIARQVFSPVRYMQMVGRGLRGEKNGGTLQCRIVTVMDNLGRFQDRHPYHYCRDLYASGA